TTGTTACGGAGCAGAGCGGGGTCGACAACCTGCTGCGGGAGGGAAAGCCGGAGAAAAATGTTCATCTGGTCGGCCATGTGATGATTGACAATCTTTTGCGCCAGGTGGCATTGCTTGATATTGGTGGAGAGGAGGATTTTGCCACCGGAGCCCTGAAAAAATCGCTGGGTGAATATCTTTTCCTGACCCTGCACCGACCGGCGAATGTTGATGATCGGGAGGTGCTGTCCGGCATTGTTTCAACCCTGAATGAAATTTCCTCCCTTTTTCCGATTATTTTCCCAGTTCATCCCCGGACCCGTAAAATGATTGATCATTTCGGCCTTGAACTGGCTGCCGATATTCATCAGCTGCCGCCTCTCGGTTTCCGGGAATCTCTTTTCTGGTGGCGGGACGCGGTGATGGTGTTGACCGACAGCGGCGGGTTGCAGGAGGAAACTACGGCCCTGAAGATTCCCTGTATTACCTTGCGGGAAAATACTGAAAGGCCGATTACCGTGGAGATGGGCAGCAACGTCTTGGCCGGGAACCGGCCGTCGGATATCCTCGCCGCTTTTGAACAGGTGCTGGCTAGTGACCGTCGCCGCGGCCGGGTG
This is a stretch of genomic DNA from Pseudomonadota bacterium. It encodes these proteins:
- the wecB gene encoding UDP-N-acetylglucosamine 2-epimerase (non-hydrolyzing) — its product is MRVMLVAGARPNFMKIAPIFHAAAGLDDIECLIVHTGQHYDYEMSQAFFADLQLPEPDFFLEAGSGSHAVQTAKIMVAFEEVCRDQEPDLVMVVGDVNSTLACSIVAKKMLIGVAHVEAGLRSFDLEMPEEINRMVTDAISDYFFVTEQSGVDNLLREGKPEKNVHLVGHVMIDNLLRQVALLDIGGEEDFATGALKKSLGEYLFLTLHRPANVDDREVLSGIVSTLNEISSLFPIIFPVHPRTRKMIDHFGLELAADIHQLPPLGFRESLFWWRDAVMVLTDSGGLQEETTALKIPCITLRENTERPITVEMGSNVLAGNRPSDILAAFEQVLASDRRRGRVPPLWDGKSAERIWAVVRGSG